gacgtgacccatccagcgcagctggatcttcagcagcgtggactcgatgctggcacctctacatattgttgtaaaaaactatcttgcacacatttcacaagctctaacccatccagtcctttcacagaatgtgtttcccaatctatatgtggaaaattaaaatctcccataattacaaccctgtgcttatcacaaatatctactatctccctacagatttgctcctctaggtctcggtcccctccgggtggtctataatacacccctacaagtgtaacctctcctttcctactcctcagttccacccaaatagcctccgtggatgtgccctctaatctatccttcctaggcaccgctgtaatattttccctgactagcaatgcaaccccacctcctcttgcccctccgactctatcacacctaaaacaacgaaacccagggatattcagttgccaatcacatccctcctgcaaccatgtctcactaatcgctaccacatcatacttccaagtatcaatccacaccttcagctcatccaccgtttttacaatactcctggcattaaaatatatgaatttcagggatttcccaatttttaatccctgttttccctcatctttaagaacaacattatttacttttcctgccaattgcccttcatcttcttccagagcatttcccttctctatcacctgcccatccatattcaaatacttactacaaactttctttgtttgcattctaaccttctccttactgctctgtactattttgttccctccccccaaccattctagtttaaaggatcctgagtagccctagcaaatacctctgccaggattctggtccccctgggatttaagtgtaacccgtccttactgtacaggtcacatctcccccaaaaaaggtcccagttatccagaaacttaaaaccctgccccttactccaccccttcagccacgagttaatcctccacctcattctatttctattcacactgtcacgtggcacagggagtaatccagagattaccccctttgcggtccttctttttaactccctacctaactgcctgtactcactttttaggacctcttctctaattctccctatgtcattggtacctacatgtaccacgacctctggctcctgtccctcccactttaggatatctgggacacgagcagcaacatctcggaccctggcaccagggaggcaaacctgtggttctccttgctgcgtccgcagaatcccctatccgtcctcttaactatggagtctcctaccacaattgccctcctcttcctttccctccctttctgagctacaggggccgacctcgtgccggaggcacagccactgtcactccccccaaccctgatgtccccctcaacagtgctcaaagaggcgtacttattgctgagggttacattcacagggctcgtctctggcaccttacgttcttttgtccctctcttaacagttacccacctttcatcctcccgtggccctggcgtgaccacctggctgtaactcctgtctatgactacctctgtttccctaaccagcctgaggtcatcgagctgcagctctagttccctaacacggtccctgacaatctgcagctcgacacacctagtgcagatatggacatccgggagtctggaagactccaggacctcccacatccggcactcccgacaacacacagccttaacactcatcccttaccccaatgaagaagtaatgaagactatcttagctttctctccgcctgctttcgccgaagcctgatgagccaaagcctggaagtcccactccttcactgtgccactcactcgctgggccgctcactgtccctcttatttattggccttttaccaattaaccccttcacactctcctgtacgctggctcgaccaatggccgcctccgacgccgactcctccccgcagaccctggtaagagacttttaaaaaagttttcttacctgccccagactcctttcttttctgtccttctctcccctctcctcccctctcctcccctcccctcccctcccctcccctcccctcccctcccctcccctcccctcccctcccctcccctcccctcccctcccctcccctcccctcccctcccctcccctcccctcccctcccctcccctcccctcccctcccctcccctctcccctctcccctctccactgctaggctctgtccccagtaagagtctttaaaaagaccttaccttcccgtcacactctcctgtacgctggctcagTCATTGCTGGGCAGATAATATTCTTGCCACATACTTCCAATCCTAACTTTATAAGTGTGCCAGATATCCTGAATTCATGCAAGATCTTTGCAAGGAgtgaaacatgcaagtctgcagatgctgtgattgtagtaaaagcacagaagtgCTGTAGGATCTcaccaggtcttgcagcgtccataggaggtgaagaaaaACAACtggtgtttcaggcctgggcccttcttcaagacatgagtaaaatgcaggcaggtgcctgaattaaaagactggGGAGAAATAAAGGAAGGCGGAAGAAGCACGTACCAATAGACAAAAGGTTTTAAATGTCCTTGCAAGACATTTGAGAACAGAAGTGGGGGAAATGCACATTTAATGGACTGGAAGAGTgattgtgcattggcacctcttcGAGAAGAAAGATGATGTTCTCAACACCAATAAAGTCTCGTGACTCCATCTGAATCTAATGTATTTAACTCGGCCAGTTCCCATCAGTTATCATCGCGATCTGAATGCAATTTGTGTTTAAGGTGTTCGAGTGTTGGTAACtcatcagatttttaaatacTGCCTGTTTAGGTCTTTGAGAGGAAATGATGATTTGATGATATTGTACTCTTGTTTGTCAGAATCCTCATGGGGACGTTGTGGTGGATATCCTCCTCCTTCCCGATAGAAGCCCTTTACCTCCGGGATATGCATTTGTTGATGAATTCATAGATTCTAGTGAGTATATTTGTTGTAGTGTAGAACTGTCAGCACTCTTAACCTAAAATAAAGGGTGCATTGTTTAAAGATGCCAGTTATTTAAACTGAAATCTATTGATAGAACAGACGTTCTGCACATCCCCTTGTTCCTGGGAGTAGGGATAATAAAAATGTGAGCAcatctctttaaattctttattgctaacattaaaaaaatgcttGTGTGCATGGACTTGCACAAATGGCCCCCATCTATTCTGTAATCCTTGTGTGCTTCTATATCCTTCTATTCAACTAATATATTCCAAAAATAAATTGCTTTCAGTTCTGAGATTTTATCAACTGCTCTTTTAAAATCCATATAAATGATTCACTCTTGTTCCTTTTGTCTTAAACTACTGTGTGGTGTTACTGTTATAGATGCAGTTGTAAAGTGTTTTATTTACTAacatcctttatcttgccttgaATAGTGTTCTTTGTAATCAAACTATCTGTCTCACAGAGTCATTCCTTGATTTATCTTGGTGTTTCCATTTCTATATTACTTGTGTGCTATGATTTTTGACCCAGTATCTTTTGCGTGTCTTGTTCTTGAACACAGTTAAAACAAGCACGAAGTGATCAGGTTGATTTAAGGTTGAGGGAAATAGACCAAATTAGCTTCTGCAAACCTCCATAtacgtgatttttaaaaaattactggtGTATTTTTAGTACTCGGGGACTGTATTCTTGAACTAGACCCTGATGTACCATATTCAAGAgttgatagataataaatatctaTTAGCTGAACCAATTCTTCCTGACTCTGTGCTTGGGTGCAGCATAATAAGGTAAGAATTTGATCTTCTGTGTCATCTGCCttaaaccagaatcagaatatattgtcatgaacaagtcataaaatttggtgttttgcgacagCGTCATTGTGCAACATTCATATTATtacaaaaataatatataaaaaaaaatagtgaatgaaaagtaaggcagtgtctttagttcaatgatcatttaggaatctgatggcagcagggaagaaggtgTCTCTGTGCcatctgagtgctcgtctttaggctcatgatggtagcagagtgaagaggagggCGTgggctggatggtgggggtctttggggataaaggctgcttttttaagacatcgcctcatgtcgatgtcctcagtggagtgaagtctggtgcctgtgatgtcgcaggccgagttaacaaccctggaGTCCTTTCTTGTtgtgagagttggcgcctccatagcagacagtgatgcaaccaggtaCCACGGTACAACTATAaaggttttcaagagtctttggtgacctactgaatctcctcaaacacatcacaaagtatagacattggcgagccttcttcgtgattgtctCAGTGtgcaggctccaggacagatactcgaggtgttgacacccaggaattttaagttcttgatgtactccaccactgagccctagtgaggactgggttgtgttcctgattccatcctgaagtccacagcatctccttggtcttgcaaACATGAAGTAcaaagttgttggtgtgacaGCACTCAAAGCTGATccttctccctcctgtacgctttctcattgtcatttgtgattctgccgacaactgtggtgtcgtcggcaaacttgtagatggcattggaattgtcttgggtgtataacgagtagagccgTAGGCTAAGTGCAACATTTACCTCAATTATTTGTCATTTGCCATAATAATAGTTtcccatttttatacaattcaaaGAACCAGCTCACAACAGCTATAATTTAGAACATAGCACACTACAGCACACAAACTGGCCCATGATTTTTAGATAACAGACCCTCCTGGCCCATGAGCCATTGTTCCCCAAATACaccgattaacctacaaactccgtACATATTTCGCCtagtccattgacctgcaccaccGACCTCCCATCCAGGCACTTAactaatcttctcttaaatgtcaaaattgtaccccccatccaccacctctgctggcagctcattccaaccTTAAACGTTTCACCCTTAACCTCTAGTTCTTACCCAACATCTGGCATTTACCCTACCCAtactcttcataattttgtatacctctatcagatctcctTCATTCTCAGATGCACCAGAGATTAAAGTCCtgacctattcaacctttccctataaaccAGTTCTTCAAGTTCTTGTAAATTTTgttaacttcaacataacatcccaacttctatactcaacaccttgatttatgaaagccaatgttCCTAATGCATTCTCTATCACCCTATCTACCTGCGATGCCACGTTCAAGGAATTGTAcatctttattcccagatccccctgttcTTTCACACTAGCAGTTCCCTGTTGTTTACCGAGCAAGTCCTTCCTTGGGTtgccctcccaaagtgcaacaccttacacttgcctgcattaaattctaactACCATTTTACAGCCCATTAGTTCCAGCTAGTCCAGATCCCGCTCCAAGGTTTGAGATTCTTCAATGCTGTCCACTACTTCCCAAATCTTAGTGTCAGTGATTTTGTTTTGCCAGTCAGtgccacgatctcattgaatggaggagTGCGTTCAACAGACTGGAtggcttactcctgctcctattccttctgttcttttatttttcacactgaaccatatcaaccaaaatatgtacaaacatttctcattaaatatacacagtggcattttccccccccttccctccctcccctcttcccacccccctccaaaaccaataaatattcaacatatacaatacaataaaaccataaaacaatgtcttcacacaaaggaaaaacaaacaagaaaaatgtgtcatcaacTTTTACACAAATAAATCAATTTGTTTTATCTTATCATTTTTGGGGATGCTCTCTcttttatgttccatgtatggttcccaaatttgttcaaacaatgggacttcattttttatatttccttcttacagcgaaaacacccATCTGAttatgttggatcccattcttttaatttttgaggagtgatacataccctgtgtaaccaattatactgtatcatgcgtaaccttgtgtttattgtattcttcatagttccagaacataacttttcccatgcttcattttttttactttatgtATAAAtctttttccacttttgtttaggtttatagcttatttcatcattttccttatcttgcagattaatatacatgttcgttataaatcttttaattatcattgtgtctgtaatcacatattcaaagctgcttccttctggtaacctcaatctgtttcccaattaaataagctttcagttgatgatatgcaaacattgttccatgagttattccatatttgtacttcaactgttcaaatgttaataaattatttcccaaaaaacaattttctattcttttgattccttttctctcccattctctaaaggaaaggttatctatcgtaaaagggattagtggattttgtgtcaataataattttggtatttgataattcatttttttcttttctaagtggatcttccatgtattaagtaaatgatgcaatactggtgagctttgatattgcaccagcttttcatcccacttataaagtgtatgttccggtaccttctctcctattttatctagttctatcttagtccagtctggtttttctctcgtctggtaaaaatctgataaataccttaattgtgcggctctttAACTACATTAACATTTCCTTTCTTTTCCCCAGAGGTTACAGTTTCTAAAAAGAAACGTTTATGTATAAGGAGAGTTCCATTCAAAGAGGCAGATACTGCTATTTTTGATGTCAGACTGACTGGGAAAAGCAAACAGATTGTGCCTTCCTATACATGCATTGGGTAAGTACTGTTAACTGGGCATTAGAAATGACAAAATTCAtccatttgtgtaatttttgcatAATTTAAGTGAATTTTTGTGGAATATGCACTTGTCCCTGTAgtcatttcctttggggttaacAGAAAATTATAAAGATAGATTAATGTTGCTCAGTTCTGTTGAGTAGAGACAAGGAGCGCTTTCAGTGCAGCTAAAAACATTTTCCTGTAAATGCGAACCTTGTATGAATTTCCGAGTACAGTTACTACATTGTTGCCCACGTTCTAAAAGTGATTTGCATCACTCAACATGAAGCatatttaaacaaatatttttagtTTGGTACCTAACTCCAATAAAGGACGTGTCTGTTAACTATTACGTGCCACAGTCATGGCATGACTTGGTTTAAAGAGATCTCTTTTCTTGTGGGAGTGTATTCATGTTCATGCTTATATTTATTAGGTATGTTTTGGTTTCTATTTATGTTGCTTTTGTTGTGCTTGTTGGGTATATGGGATGTACCGTATGTCTGTGTCCAAGGATATTATTAGCTATTGTCTTGTTTTTATTTTACAGAGAGCTCAGTGGGTTTGTCGTCTGGTGTAAAAAAGGGAGAGTGGCCAAACCAAAACCACTTCCAAAGCCAAGAAGCATTAGTAAAGATATGAAAAGCCTGTCACTGGACAATGAGAATTCAAACTCCTTCTCTCAAAGGTATTTGCATTTTACAACGAATGTATCTACTTTTTGGCATTGAATTGGGATCTCAATTGACTAAaatttaaatacttttttttaaatctgtgacTTTtaccaaattaaaatatttttttctttttgacttTGTGTAATTTAAAAACTTCCAGAAAGATCAATACTGCTATAAAAGCAGATTTAAACCCAGCACTGTAATTGGCACATGATTAGGCCAAGATTGCTCTCTCCCTTGACAAAAAGCGTAATGGCTAAGCTTTTGAAAGctacatttaattatttttaatttgttgcaGCGAAAGACAAAAAGATGATGCATTTACAGTTCGTATTAGCAAGAGGCGATCAAACTTGGAGCCCAAAGATGCTTTGTACAGCTCGGAGAATATTTATGGGATCTCTGGTAAGGGTGGACAAATAATGTTgacaattcatttttttccccactactGCTTGATCTGCTATTTCTCCCAGATTGTTACTTTCTTCATTGATTGTAATTCTCTAAAATAATTTAGCAAGtgtagcagagctagggcttttctctttggaatgtagaaggatgattTTAAATTGGATTGACAGGGACCACAGTACCAGAGTAGATAAGGAAGTGAAGGAGGTAATGTCAGAGGTCagagggttgtaggtggtggaaattttaTCAGGTGCATctctttcaatgcaagaagtattgtagaAAGCCAGGTGAGCTTCGAACGTGAATTGgtgcatggaattatgacattgtgaccatcAGTGAaagttggttgcaggagggggcagctcaatgttctgggctccGCTGTTTCAGACGCAACAGAATGGGGAGGATGAAAATATTgtcattgctcgtcagggaaaatagcaCAGCTGTGCTCAAGGAGGACAGACCACAGGGCTTGTCGACTaagctatatgggtggaactgagaaacaggaaaggtatgttacactcatggggttgtattgtagaccacccaatagtcaatgagaattggaggatcaaatctgtagagagagagcagaccGTTCCAGGAAACATacagttgtgatagtaggagattttaattttatacttactGACTGgtactcccatactgtaaaagggctgaatgggttagagtttgtcaactattttcaggaaagttttctaaatcaatacagaacatatagaggaaccaactagagagagtgaatactggatctcccattagggaatgagacaggacaagtgacagaagtatgtgcaggggaacattttgggtccagtgatcataatgccactagtttcaagttaattataggtctgggcctcagctTGAGATTCTAATTGGAGAAGAGCCAATTCGGAAGCAATGAGGAAGGATATAGAATGCGTAGATTGTTTTCTGGAAATGAGTGCTAAGTAAGTGGAAccccttcaaaggtgaaatcctgttaggattaaaggcaaagtaaacAGACATGGGAGCTTGGCTTTTGAAGATATTGGGGATGTTTCAGaagatgtatagcaggtatatgccacatggagcaaataaggtactCAAAGAGTATAAaaatgccatttaaaaaaaacttaaagaaatcaggaagactaaaccaagacatgaggttgctttgacaatgatgtgaaggaaaatcttacgGGTTCCTACAGgtttattaagagtaaaaggatagcaagggacaaaattaatcccattgaagatcagagtggctgGCTATgtagagccagaagagatgggggagatcttaaatgtttttttttacatcagcatTTACTCAGGAAGCTGGTACAGAGTCAAGGGAAGTTAGGAAAACAAACAGTAAAGTTATGGAACCGATACAGATTAAAGGGGAagagatgcttgctgtcttaaagcaaataagggtggataaatttccataacctgacaagatattcccttgaatcttgaggaaGACTAGTATCGAAATTGCAGCGactttgacagaaatatttacaatgtccttggccacaggcgtggtgctagaggattggaatATAGCTtgtgttgttccgttgtttaaaaaaggcttcaaaagtaaccctggaaattttaGACTAATAACCCttgcatcagtagtaggtaagtttaaaataacatgagagggaacttcttcattcagagtgtggaggctgtatggaatgagcttctgggagaagtagtggcggcagggtccattttgtcatttaaggaaaattagatatgtatgtggatgggaggatAATGGAGGTTTATGGGCAAGGTACAggtggtgggactagaggagaggacttggttcggtgtgggctagaagggccaagatggtctgtttccgtgctgtaattgttatatcgaTTATATAAGCATTTGGTTATCcttggactgattagggatagtcaacatgactttgtgcttGTTAGGCTGTGTTTAACCAATCctagagttttttgaggtggttTCCAGGAATATTGATGAAGAAAAgaatatggatgttgtctatgtgggctttagtaaggcctttgataagatcccacatgagaggttattCAGAAAGGTATTCATGGGGTGGTAGTCAACTAGATTCGACATTGCCTACATGGGAGAAGTCAAAGAGTGCTGAtagatgattgcttttcagactggaggcctgtgactagtggtgtgcctcaggaatcggtgctgggaccattgttgtttgtcatctatatcaattatctggatgataatggggtaaattggatcagtaaatttttagatgacacaaagattggaggtgttgtggactgtaaggaagggtttcaaagtttgcagagggatctggactagctggaaaaatgggctccaaaattgcagatggaatttaatgcagactcatgtgaggtgttacattctgAAAGGACAAAACAAAAAAGgacatctgggaatacagatacataatttcctgtaaATGTCTTCAAAGGTAGATAAGGTTTTAAAGAgagttttggcatattggtcttcataaatcaaagtattgagaataggagttgggatgttacggtaaaattgctgaggccaaatttggaatatagtgtgcagttttggccatctaactacaggaaagatatcaataagattgaaagagtgcagagaagatttactagggtgtaGCCAGGACtttaggagcagtgttacagggaaaggttaaataggttaggactttatttcctggagtgtagaagaatgggaggagatttgatagaggtatttaaaattatgaggggtctagacagagtaaatgtaggtcagatttttctaggtgagatacaaaccagaggacatgggttatgggtgaaaagggaaaggtttagagggaacattagggggaacttcttcacatagagagtggtgggagtgtggaacaaaatgccagttgaagtggtgaatgcagaatcatttctaagaagaatttggacagatacatgtattggagggctatggtcagggtggaggtaagtgggactagggagaagaATAGTTTGACACGAACTAGAAGgcccgaagggtctgtttctgtgcagtaatattCTATAGCTCGATGATGAGAAGTGTCTTAATAAAggtccacaagattctgagaggcatagataagtttgacagtcagcacctttttccccagggcatgAATAGTAAACATGAGGGGACATGtgtacagagtgaagggtggaaaCTTTAGGGGTGacgtacagagagttgtgggtgcctagaatgtcttgtctggggtggtggtggaggcttcaATAtttgggcatttaagaggctcctaGATGaaatggatgaaagtaaaatagagggttatgagttagggagggtttgggttttttttattgcTAGGAATCTGTAGCTTGATCTTGCTGAAGACCCTGTGCAGTGGTGTTCAAACTGCCCCACTAagctcacattccacctcaagtaatccctat
This genomic window from Narcine bancroftii isolate sNarBan1 chromosome 3, sNarBan1.hap1, whole genome shotgun sequence contains:
- the mvb12a gene encoding multivesicular body subunit 12A isoform X3, giving the protein MAAPETSDSNCYPLTGVGWASSQSISPKEYQLITTTADGSSANFAKGFGQKSGCYLCVSSLLIKENPHGDVVVDILLLPDRSPLPPGYAFVDEFIDSKVTVSKKKRLCIRRVPFKEADTAIFDVRLTGKSKQIVPSYTCIGELSGFVVWCKKGRVAKPKPLPKPRSISKDMKSLSLDNENSNSFSQSERQKDDAFTVRISKRRSNLEPKDALYSSENIYGISAMDGIPFALHPRFENKMNVPNTNITNVQIKSRAEIENEYNYSFVTEKTAAARLPPTVS
- the mvb12a gene encoding multivesicular body subunit 12A isoform X2, producing the protein MKMAAPETSDSNCYPLTGVGWASSQSISPKEYQLITTTADGSSANFAKGFGQKSGCYLCVSSLLIKENPHGDVVVDILLLPDRSPLPPGYAFVDEFIDSKVTVSKKKRLCIRRVPFKEADTAIFDVRLTGKSKQIVPSYTCIGELSGFVVWCKKGRVAKPKPLPKPRSISKDMKSLSLDNENSNSFSQSERQKDDAFTVRISKRRSNLEPKDALYSSENIYGISAMDGIPFALHPRFENKMNVPNTNITNVQIKSRAEIENEYNYSFVTEKTAAARLPPTVS